A window of Notolabrus celidotus isolate fNotCel1 chromosome 11, fNotCel1.pri, whole genome shotgun sequence contains these coding sequences:
- the LOC117821418 gene encoding CTTNBP2 N-terminal-like protein, with translation MKDEKMNAEALSRAELLTLLSILEGELEAQDVVIHALRAEHRDSFVQERYGQYDLSDPFLALQRDSESEDRQNTISQTHTHLQGRAVGPNPLAVLKLVMAHCKRMQERMMGQLAAAESRHRRMIADLEEEKRRHALDSAHSDDFTFMLQTERDKLLQQLEAERATVRRLEKEQAQAVSQTEESLSQQQQLSSSLTLELQTTKSQAQEEAQKVAQLHTLLQEETSALEKLQGVLEEERCRATQLEARSERQLDEFDTEREQMKARIIKEEERSRELEKQLEGLRKRLAETGGCKEELKEVVEEVKESVSKVMAVSTSVQTEPDGKIAPKSTSVSKVNGYHLHRETEPAQEGRGAENGAVLENGGGVHSHSPLHHHPHPPSPSSTASSSLSSSPISSPVLAKRLGSPGFHQSSYQAGVNQRFHAARHKFQSQSELEQQLHGGPLSPRDLSPTTTSAASASSSILPPAEHSTAKQLARNTVTQVLSRFTSQQAGVKLAPISSSPFGTDYRNVATPPGGRSPSSGPLSPGIRSPLTPRSEKTHPPPIPPKKPGMSPTPGSPSHSSRTSLFPELTGNCGHSNAGQEGNKEPDLLLSSSS, from the exons GCTGAGCACAGAGATTCCTTCGTCCAGGAGCGATACGGCCAGTATGACCTCAGCGATCCGTTCCTTGCCCTGCAGCGGGACAGCGAGTCCGAGGATCGTCAAAACACAATCTCccagactcacacacacctgcagggcCGCGCCGTGGGCCCAAACCCGCTGGCTGTGCTTAAACTGGTCATGGCTCACTGCAAGAGGATGCAGGAGAGGATGATGGGACAGTTGGCTGCTGCTGAGAGCAGACACAGGAGG ATGATTGCTgatctggaggaggagaaaagacgACATGCTCTGGACTCTGCACACAGCGATGACTTCACCTTCATGCttcagacagaaagagacaagCTGCTGCAACAG TTGGAAGCGGAGCGTGCAacagtgaggaggttggagaaAGAGCAAGCACAGGCAGTGAGCCAGACGGAGGAGTCActctcccagcagcagcagctctcctcctccctcaccctggAGCTCCAGACGACCAAAAGCCAGGCTCAGGAGGAGGCCCAGAAGGTTGCACAGCTTCACACCTTGCTCCAAGAAGAGACCAGCGCCCTGGAGAAGCTCCAGGGGGTTCTTGAAGAAGAGAGGTGTCGAGCGACCCAGCTAGAGGCCAGGTCTGAGAGGCAGCTGGATGAGTTTGACACAGAACGAGAGCAGATGAAGGCAAGGATCatcaaagaggaggaaaggagcagGGAGCTTGAGAAGCAGCTGGAGGGGCTGAGAAAGAGGTTGGCTGAGACTGGAGGATGtaaggaagagttaaaggaggtTGTGGAAGAGGTGAAAGAGTCAGTTTCCAAGGTAATGGCAGTGTCTACTTCTGTTCAGACCGAGCCAGATGGAAAGATAGCTCCTAAATCTACATCAGTGTCAAAGGTCAATGGCTATCATCTGCATAGAGAGACAGAGCCAGCACAGGAGGGCAGAGGGGCAGAAAATGGAGCAGTTTTAGAGAATGGGGGAGGAGTGCATTCACATTCCCCTCTTCACCATCaccctcatcctccctctccctccagcACAGCgtcctcttccctctcctcttcccctaTCTCCTCCCCTGTCCTTGCCAAGCGTCTGGGCAGCCCCGGCTTCCATCAATCCTCCTACCAGGCCGGAGTCAACCAGCGTTTCCATGCCGCCAGACACAAGTTCCAAAGCCAATCGGAGCTGGAGCAGCAGCTGCACGGTGGCCCCCTCTCCCCTAGGGACCTctcccccaccaccaccagcgCCGCCTCTGCCTCTTCATCCATCCTGCCCCCAGCAGAGCACAGCACAGCCAAGCAGCTGGCCCGCAACACTGTCACTCAGGTGCTGTCCCGCTTTACCAGCCAGCAGGCGGGCGTTAAACTGGCCCCCATCAGCAGCTCTCCATTTGGCACAGACTACCGTAATGTAGCAACTCCTCCAGGAGGAAGGTCACCGTCTTCGGGGCCTTTATCTCCAGGCATCCGATCCCCTCTCACTCCTCGCTCTGAGAAAACCCATCCTCCTCCGATCCCGCCCAAAAAGCCAGGTATGAGTCCCACTCCAGGATCTCCGAGTCACTCCTCTCGGACCAGCCTCTTCCCAGAACTGACGGGGAACTGTGGACACAGCAACGCCGGGCAGGAGGGAAACAAGGAGCCGGACCTGCTTTTATCTTCTAGCAGCTAA